A genomic stretch from Thauera sp. GDN1 includes:
- the lnt gene encoding apolipoprotein N-acyltransferase: MLRRLSLALLAGGASVFAFAPFGLFPLAFVGLAVLAWLLGGAARRREGFALGFAWGFGAVIGGVSWLYVALERYGGMPAPLAALAIALFCAYLALYPGLAGAVFVALRRACGGSAMRAAALFGALWLLTEWLRGVVFTGFPWLAIGYSQTPPSPLGGLLPVIGVYGVGGLVAFVAALFAFVRPADWLRPRRAWRPALVVAVLVTGGAGLLGKAWTAPSGAPVAVALVQTNFEQSLKWDPARFADVLQANLDLVREAFLQPQAPAIVVLPETTLPTLLDRLPEGYVDWLARLAREAGGDLVMGVFRRDQAGHIYNAAVGLGTAPVQHYAKRHLVPFGEYSPPLFGWFYKLAQIPMSDQTRGAPDQPPMQLDGQRVALNICYEDLFGAELIRALPAATLMLNISNLAWYGDSLAQPQHLQIARVRALETGRPMLRSTNTGMTALVQPDGRVVGVLPAFERGVLRVEVQGYQGLTPYARWGDRLALGLALLIPLAVFLRSVRVSGLARESGT, encoded by the coding sequence ATGCTGCGCCGGCTGTCGCTCGCGCTGCTCGCCGGCGGCGCCTCGGTGTTCGCGTTCGCGCCCTTCGGGCTGTTTCCGCTCGCCTTCGTCGGCCTCGCCGTGCTGGCCTGGCTGCTCGGCGGCGCGGCGCGCCGGCGCGAGGGCTTCGCGCTCGGTTTCGCCTGGGGCTTCGGCGCCGTCATCGGCGGCGTGTCCTGGCTGTACGTCGCGCTCGAGCGTTACGGCGGCATGCCGGCCCCGCTCGCCGCGCTGGCGATCGCGCTGTTCTGCGCCTATCTGGCGCTCTATCCGGGGCTTGCGGGGGCCGTGTTCGTCGCCCTGAGAAGAGCCTGCGGCGGTTCGGCGATGCGCGCCGCGGCGCTTTTCGGCGCCCTGTGGCTGCTGACCGAATGGCTGCGCGGTGTCGTGTTCACCGGCTTCCCCTGGCTCGCCATCGGCTACTCCCAGACGCCGCCGAGTCCGCTCGGTGGCCTGCTGCCGGTAATCGGGGTGTATGGCGTCGGCGGCCTGGTGGCCTTCGTCGCCGCGCTGTTCGCCTTCGTGCGCCCTGCCGACTGGCTGCGCCCACGCCGGGCGTGGCGGCCGGCACTGGTAGTGGCGGTACTGGTCACCGGCGGCGCGGGCCTGCTCGGCAAGGCGTGGACCGCGCCCTCCGGCGCGCCGGTCGCGGTCGCCCTGGTGCAGACCAACTTCGAGCAGAGCCTGAAGTGGGATCCGGCGCGCTTCGCCGACGTCCTGCAGGCCAACCTCGATCTCGTCCGCGAGGCCTTCCTGCAGCCCCAGGCGCCGGCGATCGTCGTCCTGCCCGAAACCACGCTGCCCACGCTGCTCGACCGCCTGCCCGAAGGCTATGTGGACTGGCTGGCGCGGCTGGCGCGCGAGGCCGGCGGTGATCTGGTGATGGGCGTGTTCCGCCGCGACCAGGCCGGTCACATCTACAACGCCGCGGTCGGCCTCGGCACGGCGCCGGTGCAGCACTATGCCAAGCGGCACCTGGTGCCCTTCGGCGAGTATTCGCCGCCGCTCTTCGGCTGGTTCTACAAGCTGGCGCAGATTCCGATGTCCGACCAGACCCGCGGCGCGCCCGACCAGCCGCCGATGCAGCTCGACGGCCAGCGCGTGGCGCTCAACATCTGCTACGAGGACCTGTTCGGCGCCGAGCTCATCCGCGCGCTGCCCGCGGCCACGCTGATGCTCAACATCTCCAACCTGGCCTGGTACGGCGACTCGCTCGCCCAGCCCCAGCACCTGCAGATCGCCCGCGTGCGTGCGCTGGAAACCGGACGCCCGATGCTGCGCTCGACCAATACCGGGATGACCGCGCTGGTGCAGCCGGATGGCCGCGTCGTAGGCGTGCTGCCCGCGTTCGAGCGCGGCGTGCTGCGGGTCGAGGTCCAGGGCTACCAGGGGCTGACGCCTTATGCACGCTGGGGCGACCGGCTGGCGCTGGGCCTTGCGCTGCTGATTCCGCTGGCGGTCTTCCTGCGCAGCGTCCGTGTGAGCGGGCTTGCCCGCGAAAGTGGCACTTGA
- a CDS encoding PhoH family protein: MARTLEVFFEPVDNPRLSRLCGVLDENLRQIENAFDITVSRRGEQFTLTGHPSQVLRGEMALKHFYERADKDLSLDDVQLGLIEIGSRGSGGDPLQPAPVLMTRRTELHGRTPRQVEYLRNIQEFDITFGIGPAGTGKTYLAVASAVDAFERDLVERIILTRPAVEAGERLGFLPGDLAQKVDPYLRPLYDALYDLMGFDRVGKLFERSLIEIAPLAFMRGRTLNNAFIILDEAQNTTPEQMKMFLTRIGFGAKAVVTGDLTQVDLARGQRSGLKEARAVLADVRGIAFTEFSKEDVVRHPLVARIVEAYDLEAARVERAKAAARAQHQQEKDTKDKDAQDAEDGE; the protein is encoded by the coding sequence ATGGCACGAACCCTGGAAGTCTTCTTCGAGCCGGTGGACAACCCCCGGCTGTCCCGGCTGTGCGGTGTGCTCGACGAGAACCTGCGCCAGATCGAGAACGCCTTCGACATCACCGTCAGCCGCCGTGGCGAGCAATTCACGCTCACCGGCCATCCCAGCCAGGTGCTGCGCGGCGAGATGGCGCTCAAGCACTTCTACGAGCGCGCCGACAAGGACCTGTCGCTCGACGACGTGCAACTCGGCCTGATCGAGATCGGCAGCCGCGGCAGCGGCGGCGACCCGCTGCAGCCGGCGCCGGTGCTGATGACCCGGCGCACCGAGCTGCACGGGCGCACGCCGCGCCAGGTCGAATACCTGCGCAACATCCAGGAATTCGACATCACCTTCGGCATCGGCCCGGCCGGCACCGGCAAGACCTACCTCGCGGTGGCGAGCGCGGTCGATGCCTTCGAGCGCGACCTGGTCGAGCGCATCATCCTCACCCGCCCTGCGGTCGAGGCCGGCGAGCGCCTGGGTTTCCTGCCCGGCGACCTGGCGCAGAAGGTCGACCCCTACCTGCGTCCGCTGTACGACGCGCTCTACGACCTCATGGGCTTCGATCGCGTCGGCAAGCTCTTCGAGCGCAGCCTGATCGAGATCGCACCGCTCGCCTTCATGCGCGGGCGCACGCTCAACAATGCCTTCATCATCCTCGACGAGGCGCAGAACACCACGCCCGAGCAGATGAAGATGTTCCTGACCCGGATCGGCTTCGGTGCCAAGGCGGTGGTCACCGGCGACCTCACCCAGGTCGACCTGGCGCGCGGCCAGCGCAGCGGCCTCAAGGAGGCGCGCGCGGTGCTGGCGGACGTGCGCGGGATCGCCTTTACTGAATTCAGCAAGGAAGACGTGGTGCGTCATCCGCTTGTCGCGCGCATCGTCGAAGCTTACGACCTCGAGGCGGCACGCGTGGAACGCGCCAAGGCTGCGGCCCGCGCCCAGCACCAGCAGGAAAAGGACACGAAGGACAAGGACGCACAGGATGCCGAAGATGGGGAATAA
- the ybeY gene encoding rRNA maturation RNase YbeY — MGNKPAAARPAATATVKQPKFVAIDADGKATRLKAERLEIDFGDGRKLLLAFPERAWGDLEIEADADDEAAVPMLSLQPGACNLMTVRVDVHHDMAFVDDEPIELAGLPEGVHPPVLKLAVQRAVEGEDKANAPKKNHIRRWVQAALQQDAEVTVRLVGAEEGRALNRDYRGKDYATNVLTFAYDEGEDLPGLPEDGAAVLSGDLVLCVPVVMREAAEQGKTPEAHFAHLVVHGMLHLQGHDHETEAEAAEMEGLETGILRGLGYADPYA, encoded by the coding sequence ATGGGGAATAAACCGGCGGCGGCCAGGCCCGCAGCGACCGCGACCGTGAAGCAGCCGAAGTTCGTCGCCATCGATGCCGACGGCAAGGCGACCCGGCTCAAGGCCGAGCGTCTCGAGATCGACTTCGGCGATGGCCGCAAGCTCCTGCTCGCCTTCCCCGAGCGCGCCTGGGGCGACCTCGAGATCGAGGCCGATGCCGACGACGAGGCTGCGGTGCCGATGCTGTCCTTGCAGCCCGGCGCCTGCAACCTGATGACCGTGCGCGTCGATGTGCATCACGACATGGCCTTCGTCGACGACGAGCCGATCGAACTGGCGGGGCTGCCGGAGGGCGTGCATCCGCCGGTGCTGAAACTGGCGGTGCAGCGGGCGGTCGAGGGCGAGGACAAGGCCAACGCGCCGAAGAAGAACCACATCCGGCGCTGGGTGCAGGCCGCGCTGCAGCAGGACGCCGAGGTCACCGTGCGCCTGGTCGGCGCCGAGGAAGGGCGCGCGCTCAACCGCGACTATCGCGGCAAGGACTACGCCACCAACGTCTTGACCTTCGCCTATGACGAAGGCGAGGATCTGCCCGGGCTGCCCGAGGACGGCGCCGCGGTGCTCAGCGGCGACCTGGTGCTGTGCGTGCCGGTAGTGATGCGCGAGGCGGCGGAGCAGGGCAAGACGCCCGAGGCGCATTTCGCGCATCTGGTCGTGCATGGCATGCTGCACCTGCAGGGCCATGATCATGAGACCGAGGCCGAGGCGGCCGAGATGGAAGGGCTCGAGACCGGCATCCTGCGCGGCCTCGGTTACGCCGATCCCTACGCCTGA
- a CDS encoding transporter associated domain-containing protein, whose amino-acid sequence MDSSPKPSLLERLSAFLSREPEDREELLALLHSAFDRNLIDADALSIIEGALQMSDLQVRDVMVPRAQMDCVHLDDAIEAIVTFAIDTGHSRFPAIGDGKDDVAGILLAKDLLRYFGGRRFELREMLRPAVFVPESKRLNVLLREFRVSHNHMAIVVDEYGGVAGLVTIEDVLEQIVGDIEDEYDFDEIGDNIRLDRNGRYRVKATTEIEDFNEAFATHFSDGECDTVGGLVIRHFGRLPKRGEAVELEGLKIKVLRADSRRVHALVVERLPRPAEPVAE is encoded by the coding sequence ATGGACAGTTCCCCTAAACCTTCATTACTCGAGCGACTTTCGGCCTTTCTCTCGCGCGAACCGGAAGATCGCGAAGAGCTCCTCGCGCTGCTGCACTCCGCCTTCGATCGCAACCTGATCGACGCCGACGCCCTCAGCATCATCGAAGGCGCCCTGCAGATGTCCGACCTGCAGGTGCGCGACGTGATGGTGCCGCGCGCGCAGATGGACTGCGTGCATCTGGACGATGCGATCGAGGCGATCGTCACCTTCGCCATCGACACCGGGCACTCGCGCTTTCCCGCCATCGGCGACGGCAAGGACGACGTGGCCGGCATCCTGCTCGCCAAGGACTTGCTGCGCTACTTCGGCGGGCGCCGGTTCGAGCTGCGCGAGATGCTGCGCCCGGCGGTGTTCGTGCCCGAGTCCAAGCGCCTCAACGTGCTGCTGCGCGAGTTCCGGGTGTCGCACAACCACATGGCGATCGTGGTCGATGAGTACGGCGGCGTCGCCGGCCTGGTCACGATCGAGGACGTCCTCGAGCAGATCGTCGGCGACATCGAGGACGAGTACGACTTCGACGAGATCGGCGACAACATCCGCCTCGACCGCAACGGCCGCTACCGGGTGAAGGCCACGACCGAGATCGAGGACTTCAACGAAGCCTTCGCCACCCATTTCAGCGACGGGGAGTGCGACACCGTCGGCGGCCTCGTCATCCGCCACTTCGGCCGCCTGCCCAAGCGCGGCGAGGCGGTGGAACTCGAAGGGCTGAAGATCAAGGTGCTGCGCGCCGACAGCCGGCGGGTGCATGCCCTGGTGGTCGAGCGCCTGCCCAGGCCTGCCGAGCCCGTCGCCGAGTGA